The Caulifigura coniformis genome includes a region encoding these proteins:
- a CDS encoding FliA/WhiG family RNA polymerase sigma factor, whose amino-acid sequence MTSTKAAVDIQQVWLDYRKDPTSQELRNRLIEQYFPLVRFNAERVWAKLPDGVDLNDLVSAGVFGLMDAIEAFDMERGVKFETYCVPRIRGAMLDELRSMDWVPRLVRSKASKLEAARKELEVQVGRPPEDAELAAKLQISLEEFDKLKSEASAVSLVSLNKKWYETDSYKDVREVDVVEDKKGEDPTFHIQKRDVMRLVTKGLNRNERLIIILYYYEELTMKEIGSTLGLSESRVSQMHSSIVNRLKDQLTQRRPEFD is encoded by the coding sequence ATGACTTCGACGAAGGCAGCCGTTGATATTCAGCAGGTCTGGTTGGACTACCGCAAGGATCCGACCAGCCAGGAGCTGAGGAACCGGCTGATCGAACAATACTTTCCGCTCGTTCGTTTCAACGCCGAACGCGTGTGGGCCAAGCTTCCCGATGGAGTGGATCTCAACGATCTCGTCTCCGCCGGAGTGTTCGGCCTCATGGATGCGATCGAAGCGTTCGACATGGAACGCGGCGTGAAATTCGAGACCTACTGCGTGCCGCGTATCCGCGGAGCCATGCTCGATGAGCTGCGCTCCATGGACTGGGTGCCGCGACTCGTCCGCAGTAAGGCCAGCAAGCTCGAAGCGGCCCGCAAGGAACTCGAGGTGCAGGTCGGCCGTCCGCCGGAAGACGCCGAACTCGCCGCGAAGCTGCAGATCTCGCTCGAGGAATTCGACAAGCTGAAGTCGGAAGCCAGCGCCGTCTCGCTCGTCAGCCTGAACAAGAAGTGGTACGAGACCGACAGCTACAAGGACGTCCGCGAAGTGGATGTCGTGGAAGACAAGAAGGGGGAAGACCCCACCTTCCACATCCAGAAGCGCGACGTCATGCGTCTCGTGACGAAGGGTCTCAACCGGAACGAGCGACTCATCATCATCCTCTATTACTATGAGGAACTGACGATGAAGGAAATCGGCTCGACCCTGGGCCTCTCGGAAAGCCGCGTCAGCCAGATGCATTCGAGCATCGTGAACCGCCTGAAGGACCAGCTGACCCAGCGCCGCCCTGAGTTCGACTAA
- a CDS encoding flagellar biosynthesis protein FlhA — protein sequence MSHPHRARHIAGSLHWLVPGLLVASLLAVFCPVPPGVLDVMLAANIAISLVMLLTAIYTPSPLDLSMFPTLLLATALGRVILNFASTRLILTRGHEAGIDAAGGVIRSFGEFVAGGDPAVGFILFLILVVIQFVVVTKGATRIGEVAARFALDGMPGRQMAVDADLTHGVISADQAAQRRRRITQEADFYGAMDGAGKFIRGDAVAGLVITAVNIVGGLVIGVVEHGMTVAESASVFSVLTIGDGLVSQVPAFLVSVAAGLMMTRTSDEADVPNDTVRQLGRHRETFVVSAVFLAGLALTGLPAVPLLGMSALCCLIAWNASPRNASPATPPATEAAPAAVPSTSPTDALQLEPLELELGVGLIRLADRMQGGDLGDRVVQLRNRIAQDLGFILPRVRIHDNLNLDPRHYRILMRGVPVASGEAYADGLWAAKDGHDQVVIQGVEAIDPVTGRSGWWIEPEQKEQARALGLRVEEPSSRVIRHLAQVVRTHSEELLTRQHVHELLNNLRLQSPKLVDEVVQERATTATIHRVLCGLLRERVPIRDLETIIEALGDSRSSEANELIEQTRLALRRTICQQYRDESRRLHAVVLDSDVEHELCQWASGPASSRKRAPVEWMRPIAEALTRLVHSGRPPVVVAAPELRMELRRALAAGLPQVAVLSRLELTNETDLCVAATVSPALSHAAG from the coding sequence ATGTCTCATCCGCACCGAGCTCGACATATCGCCGGCAGCCTGCACTGGCTGGTCCCGGGTCTGCTCGTGGCGTCGCTGCTGGCCGTCTTCTGCCCGGTCCCGCCCGGCGTGCTGGACGTGATGCTGGCCGCCAACATTGCGATCTCGCTCGTGATGCTGCTGACGGCGATCTATACACCGTCGCCACTTGACCTTTCGATGTTCCCCACGCTGCTCCTGGCCACGGCCTTGGGGCGAGTCATCCTGAACTTTGCCTCGACGCGACTGATCCTGACCCGCGGACATGAGGCCGGGATTGATGCGGCCGGCGGAGTCATCCGCTCCTTTGGCGAGTTCGTCGCCGGTGGAGATCCCGCCGTCGGATTCATCCTCTTCCTGATCCTGGTGGTGATCCAGTTCGTGGTGGTCACGAAAGGCGCCACTCGCATCGGGGAAGTCGCGGCGCGTTTTGCGCTGGACGGGATGCCCGGTCGCCAGATGGCGGTCGACGCCGACCTGACTCATGGCGTGATCAGCGCAGACCAGGCGGCACAGCGGCGGCGGCGAATCACACAGGAAGCAGATTTCTACGGAGCGATGGACGGGGCCGGAAAGTTCATCCGTGGAGACGCGGTTGCCGGCCTGGTCATCACCGCGGTCAACATCGTCGGCGGCCTGGTGATCGGAGTCGTCGAACATGGCATGACCGTCGCGGAATCCGCGAGCGTCTTCAGCGTGCTGACCATCGGGGACGGCCTCGTCTCACAGGTTCCGGCGTTCCTCGTGTCGGTGGCCGCCGGCCTGATGATGACCCGTACGAGTGACGAGGCGGATGTCCCGAACGACACCGTCCGACAGCTCGGCCGCCATCGTGAAACGTTTGTCGTCTCGGCCGTGTTCCTCGCGGGCCTGGCGTTGACCGGACTTCCGGCAGTTCCCCTCCTCGGGATGTCGGCCCTGTGCTGCCTGATCGCCTGGAACGCCTCACCGAGGAACGCATCTCCAGCGACTCCTCCTGCGACGGAAGCCGCGCCGGCAGCCGTCCCGTCCACTTCGCCGACCGATGCCCTGCAGCTGGAACCTCTCGAACTCGAGCTGGGAGTGGGCCTGATCCGCCTGGCAGACCGGATGCAGGGTGGAGACCTCGGAGACCGCGTCGTCCAGCTGCGGAACCGGATCGCCCAGGACCTGGGCTTCATCCTGCCCCGCGTCCGCATCCACGACAACCTGAACCTCGATCCTCGCCACTACCGGATCCTGATGCGCGGCGTCCCCGTGGCAAGCGGCGAGGCCTATGCCGACGGCCTGTGGGCCGCGAAAGACGGCCACGACCAGGTCGTCATCCAGGGAGTCGAAGCAATCGATCCCGTCACCGGACGGTCGGGGTGGTGGATCGAACCCGAACAGAAAGAGCAGGCCCGGGCACTGGGACTGCGCGTCGAAGAACCATCCTCGCGCGTGATCCGTCATCTGGCCCAGGTCGTGCGAACCCATTCCGAAGAACTGCTGACGCGGCAGCACGTCCATGAACTGCTGAACAACCTGCGGCTGCAGTCACCCAAGCTCGTGGATGAAGTCGTCCAGGAGCGGGCCACCACGGCGACGATTCACCGGGTGTTGTGTGGCCTGCTGCGGGAGCGGGTTCCGATCCGCGACCTGGAAACGATCATCGAGGCGCTCGGCGACTCGCGGTCGTCGGAGGCGAACGAACTCATCGAGCAGACACGACTCGCCCTGCGGCGAACGATCTGCCAGCAGTACCGGGACGAAAGCCGTCGGCTGCATGCCGTCGTGCTCGACTCGGATGTGGAACACGAACTTTGCCAGTGGGCTTCAGGCCCGGCATCTTCGCGGAAACGTGCTCCTGTCGAGTGGATGCGTCCCATCGCGGAAGCATTGACGCGGCTGGTGCACAGCGGACGTCCCCCCGTGGTGGTGGCTGCTCCTGAACTTCGCATGGAACTCAGGAGGGCGCTGGCCGCCGGCCTGCCCCAGGTGGCGGTCCTGAGCCGACTGGAACTGACCAATGAGACAGATCTGTGCGTGGCCGCGACGGTGAGTCCGGCGCTGTCGCATGCAGCTGGATGA
- a CDS encoding PP2C family protein-serine/threonine phosphatase, whose translation MPGKMDCFGQTDRGLRRPSNEDHFLIADLNKALRIHQTSLNFDDEETLFGISQGMMLLVADGMGGHAAGEHASRLTVESLTHSILNCMPWFFSRDAEGDDDLRSALERALHRCQQRLQSEARAHPSVQGMGTTLTAAYVHWPRATIVHAGDSRCYLLRGTELKQITRDHTLAQQIVEESEFHSPDILQSRWAHVLWNAIGSGNEAVKPEVHQFDLQIGDVLLLCTDGLTKHVQPPEIRRTLSRNNEARATCQLLIDETLAGGGADNVTVVIARFVDENPQSERIQAIAEESLVEANLQDTVAEMAAITEAPAELEEIPELAPRPV comes from the coding sequence ATGCCCGGAAAAATGGATTGCTTCGGCCAGACCGATCGGGGACTGCGCCGCCCATCCAATGAAGATCACTTTCTCATTGCTGACCTGAATAAGGCGCTCCGCATTCATCAGACGAGTTTGAACTTCGATGATGAGGAGACGCTGTTCGGGATTTCCCAGGGCATGATGCTCCTCGTCGCCGATGGAATGGGCGGACACGCCGCAGGAGAGCACGCCAGCCGCCTGACCGTTGAATCATTGACGCACTCGATCCTGAACTGCATGCCCTGGTTTTTCAGCCGGGATGCGGAAGGGGACGACGATCTCCGCAGTGCGCTTGAGCGGGCGCTGCATCGCTGCCAGCAGCGTCTTCAAAGCGAAGCCCGGGCTCATCCCAGCGTCCAGGGCATGGGAACCACGCTCACGGCGGCCTACGTCCATTGGCCGCGGGCGACGATTGTCCACGCGGGGGACAGCCGCTGCTATCTCCTGCGAGGGACGGAACTCAAACAGATCACCCGCGATCACACCCTGGCGCAGCAGATCGTCGAAGAGAGCGAGTTCCACTCTCCCGACATCCTCCAATCCCGCTGGGCCCACGTTCTCTGGAACGCCATCGGAAGTGGCAACGAGGCGGTCAAGCCGGAGGTCCACCAGTTCGACCTCCAGATCGGCGACGTCCTGCTTCTCTGCACCGACGGCCTGACGAAGCACGTGCAGCCACCGGAGATTCGCAGGACCCTCTCGCGCAACAACGAGGCTCGCGCCACCTGCCAGTTGCTGATCGACGAGACGCTCGCCGGAGGCGGCGCCGATAACGTGACTGTCGTGATCGCCCGGTTCGTGGACGAGAATCCGCAGTCCGAGCGGATCCAGGCGATTGCCGAAGAGTCGCTCGTGGAAGCGAATCTCCAGGACACGGTGGCCGAGATGGCCGCCATCACGGAAGCGCCGGCCGAACTCGAAGAGATCCCCGAACTCGCACCCCGGCCGGTCTGA
- the cls gene encoding cardiolipin synthase — protein sequence MLQRNTLGERCFDVGGNCDGALGQICAATPAEAERSVITLGTPAPGLARWSLVFHNWNAILGLLFGYGLTLLLVRWVILTRRRQPASTVAWILAIALLPYVGGLLFLFFGINRVERRKKRRREARKSMHGRMPALHTITLEDPPLSEFPQQIHRMVRLAARLDDTVVTGDNQIEVFNDTNIILRRIEEAILAAKHSIHLEYYIWQPDKTGLRLRDLLIQKAREGVKVRFLYDGLGSIFLTRTFMKPLRESGAQTAVFIPGRSLRERWSFNLRSHRKIVVVDGKVGLTGGMNIGEEYLGRNRRLGYWRDTHLLMRGSSVSQLQQVFTEDWFYATGEEIQGPHEFPPPVVAGSTAAQVMSGGPDGDLREFHSLMFGAINDAQREVLLTTSYFVPTDALLAALCTAAARGVRVQLIVPMKSDHRFVVLAGRSYYDQLLEAGVEIHEYKRGIMHSKTLVIDACWSLVGSPNFDPRSLLLNFEVGVIMYDLEIARVLREHFETDLGYCRTIHRHEFERRPLRSVFAENVCRLFSPVL from the coding sequence TTGCTCCAGCGGAACACATTGGGGGAGCGTTGCTTCGACGTGGGCGGGAACTGCGACGGAGCCCTCGGACAGATCTGCGCGGCGACCCCTGCCGAAGCCGAGCGGTCGGTCATTACACTCGGCACACCTGCCCCCGGTCTCGCCCGATGGAGTCTTGTGTTTCACAACTGGAATGCCATTCTCGGCCTGCTCTTCGGCTATGGCCTGACGCTGCTCCTCGTCCGCTGGGTCATCCTGACCCGTCGCCGGCAACCGGCCTCGACCGTTGCGTGGATCCTCGCCATTGCGCTGCTCCCCTACGTGGGGGGGCTGTTGTTCCTGTTCTTCGGGATCAACCGTGTCGAGCGGCGCAAGAAACGCCGCCGCGAGGCGAGGAAGTCAATGCATGGACGAATGCCTGCGCTGCACACGATCACTCTCGAGGACCCGCCGCTGAGCGAGTTCCCGCAGCAGATTCACCGGATGGTGCGGCTGGCGGCGCGGCTCGACGACACGGTCGTCACGGGCGACAACCAGATCGAGGTCTTCAACGACACGAACATCATCCTGAGGCGGATCGAAGAAGCGATCCTCGCGGCGAAGCACTCCATTCACCTCGAGTATTACATCTGGCAGCCGGACAAGACCGGACTGCGGCTGCGCGACCTCTTGATCCAGAAAGCGCGTGAAGGGGTGAAAGTCCGGTTTCTGTATGACGGACTGGGATCGATCTTTCTGACGCGGACCTTCATGAAGCCATTGCGGGAAAGCGGGGCGCAAACCGCCGTCTTCATTCCCGGCCGATCACTGCGGGAGCGGTGGTCGTTCAACCTGCGGAGCCACCGGAAGATCGTGGTGGTGGACGGCAAGGTGGGGCTGACCGGAGGGATGAACATCGGTGAAGAATACCTGGGGCGCAATCGCCGGCTGGGCTACTGGCGCGATACGCACCTGCTGATGCGGGGATCGAGCGTCTCGCAGCTCCAGCAGGTGTTCACCGAAGACTGGTTCTATGCAACGGGCGAGGAGATCCAGGGCCCCCATGAGTTTCCACCACCGGTAGTCGCAGGGTCGACCGCGGCCCAGGTGATGAGCGGCGGTCCGGATGGCGACCTGCGGGAGTTCCACTCACTGATGTTCGGCGCGATCAACGATGCGCAGCGCGAGGTGCTGCTGACGACATCGTATTTCGTACCGACCGATGCGCTGCTGGCAGCGCTGTGCACGGCAGCGGCGCGGGGGGTTCGTGTGCAACTCATCGTGCCGATGAAATCGGACCATCGCTTCGTAGTGCTGGCGGGGCGGTCGTATTACGACCAGCTGCTCGAAGCGGGTGTCGAGATCCATGAGTACAAAAGAGGGATCATGCATTCCAAGACGCTGGTGATCGACGCGTGCTGGTCGCTGGTGGGAAGTCCGAACTTTGATCCGCGGTCGCTGCTTTTGAACTTCGAAGTCGGGGTCATCATGTACGACCTGGAGATCGCGCGGGTCCTCAGGGAGCACTTCGAAACGGACCTCGGATACTGTCGGACCATTCACCGCCACGAGTTCGAGCGGCGCCCATTGCGGAGTGTGTTCGCGGAAAACGTCTGTCGGCTGTTTTCCCCCGTGCTTTAG
- a CDS encoding cysteine desulfurase, which yields MQRIYLDNAATSWPKPTAVYDAVDRYQRENGAAVGRSATRVGAEVQKAVDHARRQIGRLFGAPASSIVFGFNGTDVLNIVLHGFLRQGDHVVTSVAEHNSVLRPLKFLQSRLDLEVDYAPVDAAGLIDPEAVRNLTRDTTRLIALTHASNVTGAIQPIGDVGQIAKSRGVPFLVDAAQTAGHLPIDVGQLNVDFLACSGHKGLLGPLGTGVLYVRPGCEGELLPLRQGGTGTASEDESIAASGPDRYEAGNHNAPGLVGLAAAADWILQQPPGALRLHEIGQTTRLLEQLSGLSGISIPGPVSAEQRVGTVSFRLESLDPQTAASLLETEFGIETRAGLHCAPRMHAALGDLHSGGTVRLSTGPFTTNEEIDAVVQAIRTLVGA from the coding sequence ATGCAGCGCATCTACCTCGACAACGCCGCCACGTCCTGGCCGAAGCCGACCGCCGTTTATGACGCCGTCGACCGCTACCAGCGCGAAAACGGCGCCGCCGTCGGACGCTCCGCCACCCGTGTCGGCGCCGAGGTCCAGAAGGCCGTCGACCACGCCCGCCGCCAGATCGGCCGCCTGTTCGGCGCCCCCGCCTCCTCCATCGTCTTCGGCTTCAATGGCACCGATGTCCTCAACATCGTCCTGCACGGATTTCTCCGTCAGGGGGACCACGTTGTCACTTCCGTCGCCGAACACAATTCCGTCCTGCGGCCACTGAAGTTTCTCCAGTCCCGCCTCGACCTGGAGGTCGACTATGCGCCGGTCGACGCCGCCGGCCTCATCGACCCCGAAGCAGTTCGCAATCTCACTCGCGATACCACGCGGCTCATCGCCCTCACTCATGCTTCCAACGTCACGGGAGCCATCCAGCCCATCGGGGACGTTGGGCAGATCGCGAAGTCACGCGGCGTCCCGTTCCTCGTCGACGCCGCGCAGACGGCCGGCCATCTCCCGATCGATGTCGGTCAACTCAACGTCGATTTCCTTGCCTGTTCCGGCCACAAGGGGCTGCTTGGCCCTCTGGGAACCGGCGTCCTGTATGTCCGCCCTGGTTGCGAAGGCGAACTTCTCCCGCTCCGCCAGGGTGGGACCGGAACCGCCAGCGAAGACGAATCGATCGCAGCCTCTGGCCCTGATCGCTACGAGGCCGGCAACCACAACGCGCCCGGCCTGGTCGGGCTCGCCGCCGCCGCCGACTGGATCCTCCAGCAGCCTCCCGGCGCTCTCCGGCTGCATGAGATCGGCCAGACGACGCGCCTCCTGGAACAGCTTTCCGGTCTTTCCGGGATTTCGATTCCGGGGCCTGTCAGCGCCGAACAGCGTGTCGGAACGGTTTCGTTTCGTCTCGAAAGTCTCGATCCGCAGACGGCCGCGTCCCTTCTTGAAACTGAGTTCGGAATTGAGACGCGGGCTGGCTTACACTGTGCGCCCCGCATGCATGCCGCCCTGGGCGACCTGCATTCGGGCGGAACCGTTCGGTTGAGCACCGGGCCTTTTACGACGAACGAGGAAATCGACGCTGTCGTCCAGGCGATTCGCACACTGGTCGGCGCCTGA
- a CDS encoding MFS transporter yields MTPPPERSIDPQNRHQDLRLSRDGWLLFAARLVRMFAYGLLSTVLMLYLSAAGMDDGRIGLLMTLTLLGDTAITFWLSTNADRIGRKRTLLIGALLMTGAGLAFAMSTNFFVLLLAATIGVISPSATEIGPFLSVEQAAISELIPGRERTRVFAWYHLVGYCAGALGAFVGGYSVSFAREQGATGTEAFQYVVWGYSLCGVVLAILFAALHRTIEPFEHAPQDPPPAPMRFGLHRSRSIIARLSALFALDAFGGGFILQAIISFWLARRFGLPEQTLGQIFLAANLLSGASALMAGSIARRFGLINTMVFTHLPSNVLLMLVPFMPDALSAVGLLLLRYAISQLDLPTRQAFTMAVVAPDERSAAAGVTNVARSIGGSLSPYLATTLMGWPALMSAPFLLAGGCKIVYDILLFRAFANHREDSDDPGSNSAR; encoded by the coding sequence ATGACGCCCCCTCCCGAACGATCCATCGATCCGCAGAACAGACACCAGGACCTCAGGCTGTCACGTGACGGCTGGCTCCTCTTTGCCGCGCGCCTCGTCCGGATGTTTGCCTACGGGCTGCTGTCGACCGTCCTCATGCTCTACCTCAGCGCTGCGGGCATGGATGACGGCCGCATCGGGCTGTTGATGACGTTGACCCTTCTCGGCGACACGGCGATCACGTTCTGGCTTTCTACGAACGCCGACCGTATCGGTCGCAAACGGACGTTGCTCATCGGCGCTCTGCTGATGACAGGGGCCGGACTCGCGTTCGCGATGTCGACGAACTTCTTCGTCCTCCTGCTCGCGGCGACGATCGGCGTCATTAGCCCCAGCGCCACGGAGATCGGGCCATTTCTGTCCGTCGAGCAGGCCGCCATCTCGGAACTCATCCCCGGACGCGAACGGACGCGGGTCTTCGCCTGGTATCACCTCGTCGGCTATTGCGCCGGGGCTCTCGGAGCGTTTGTCGGCGGGTATTCCGTCTCGTTCGCGCGTGAGCAGGGAGCGACCGGCACCGAGGCGTTTCAGTACGTCGTCTGGGGCTATTCCTTGTGCGGCGTCGTCCTCGCGATCCTCTTCGCAGCGCTCCACCGCACGATCGAACCGTTCGAGCACGCCCCCCAGGATCCGCCTCCCGCACCGATGCGTTTCGGGCTGCATCGCTCCCGTTCCATCATCGCCCGGCTCTCCGCCCTGTTCGCCCTCGATGCCTTTGGGGGCGGCTTCATTCTCCAGGCCATCATCTCGTTCTGGCTGGCACGGCGGTTTGGTCTGCCTGAACAGACGCTCGGACAGATCTTTCTGGCGGCCAATCTCCTCTCCGGCGCATCGGCCCTGATGGCCGGCAGCATTGCGAGGCGGTTCGGACTCATCAACACGATGGTCTTCACGCACCTGCCGTCCAATGTCCTGTTGATGCTCGTCCCGTTCATGCCCGATGCGCTCTCGGCCGTCGGGCTGCTTCTGCTGCGTTACGCGATCTCGCAGCTCGATCTTCCGACGCGGCAGGCGTTCACCATGGCCGTCGTCGCTCCCGATGAGCGTTCCGCGGCGGCGGGAGTCACGAACGTCGCCCGCTCGATCGGCGGATCGCTCTCTCCGTATCTCGCGACCACGCTGATGGGCTGGCCCGCCCTGATGTCCGCCCCCTTCCTCCTCGCCGGCGGCTGCAAGATCGTCTACGACATCCTGCTGTTCCGAGCCTTCGCGAATCACCGCGAAGACTCAGACGATCCCGGATCGAATTCCGCCCGCTGA
- a CDS encoding DmpA family aminopeptidase gives MNTSCLLLIASLSVCQSPVVPEARPRARELGIAPGVFQPGPLNAITDVAGVRVGQVTLIEGDAVRTGVTAILPHDGNLFQSKVPAAVFIGNAFGKLAGSTQVEELGTLESPIVLTNTLAVGVAVDAVVRWTMKQPGNENVRSVNALVGETNDGGLNDIRSLPVTTEKVLAAIETAKPGPVDEGCVGAGTGCEAFGWKGGIGSSSRRIPERFGSYTVGVLVQANYGGVLTMGGVNIGRELKRHAFQVTATGSATANHGDGSCMIVVATDAPLDSSGLKRLAARALFGLARTGSSFSNGSGDFAIAFSADPALRIAHGTTGPQTRAVLPTDDLSPLFQAALEATEEAVDNALLKATTMTGRRGRTVEALPVERLKELLRTEAGK, from the coding sequence ATGAACACCTCCTGCCTGCTCTTGATCGCATCCCTGTCCGTCTGTCAGTCGCCGGTGGTCCCAGAGGCCCGGCCTCGGGCGCGCGAGCTGGGCATTGCTCCAGGGGTCTTCCAGCCGGGGCCGCTCAATGCGATCACAGATGTCGCCGGGGTGCGTGTCGGCCAGGTGACGTTGATCGAAGGCGACGCCGTTCGCACGGGCGTCACGGCCATCCTTCCGCACGATGGAAACCTGTTCCAGTCGAAAGTTCCTGCGGCGGTTTTCATCGGCAACGCCTTTGGCAAGCTGGCCGGCTCGACGCAGGTCGAGGAACTGGGGACGCTCGAATCGCCGATCGTCCTGACGAACACGCTGGCCGTGGGAGTGGCGGTGGATGCGGTCGTGCGCTGGACGATGAAGCAGCCGGGAAACGAAAACGTCCGGAGCGTGAACGCGCTGGTCGGAGAAACGAACGACGGAGGGCTGAACGACATCCGCTCGCTCCCCGTCACGACGGAAAAGGTTCTGGCGGCGATCGAAACAGCGAAGCCGGGCCCCGTTGATGAAGGCTGCGTCGGAGCGGGGACAGGTTGCGAGGCCTTCGGCTGGAAAGGAGGCATCGGCAGTTCGTCGCGTCGCATTCCGGAGCGGTTCGGGAGCTACACAGTCGGCGTGCTGGTTCAGGCGAACTATGGCGGCGTACTGACGATGGGGGGGGTGAACATCGGCAGGGAACTGAAGCGACATGCGTTCCAGGTGACGGCAACTGGATCGGCAACCGCGAACCACGGCGATGGCTCATGCATGATCGTCGTGGCGACTGATGCCCCCCTGGACTCCTCAGGCCTCAAGCGGCTGGCGGCACGGGCGTTGTTCGGCCTGGCCCGGACGGGCTCCTCCTTCTCAAACGGCAGCGGCGATTTTGCGATCGCGTTCAGCGCGGATCCGGCCCTGCGGATCGCCCATGGCACAACGGGACCGCAGACGCGCGCCGTGCTGCCGACGGACGATCTGTCCCCGCTGTTCCAGGCGGCTTTGGAGGCGACGGAAGAGGCCGTCGACAACGCGCTGCTCAAGGCGACGACGATGACGGGACGTCGTGGCCGCACTGTGGAGGCACTGCCGGTGGAGCGACTGAAGGAACTACTGCGGACCGAGGCCGGGAAGTAG
- a CDS encoding sulfatase-like hydrolase/transferase, with amino-acid sequence MKRLLPLVALFALLAATAVAQDKPLNLLIITADDMNGDSPGWMGNPLRTTPHLDAFSITANQFINHHVTAPICQPSRSALMTGRVPHASGALGFDPVNEGVPSLVKILQTQGYFTGVIDKHAHMQPESVFPWDMKLQGSGKNPPLRKQHMEEMLAAAKESGKPFFINANITDPHRAFPGSAQENSRRAGRRAAEDNEVDGEAGAKRSPRVRQGQRAGKAAGSASPESINTRVLTDKEVRTPRFLENLPDIRTETAQYETAVARLDASFGVIMGALRESGHEDDTIVLFMSDHGISMPFSKATVYRNGTWSPLLLRIPGTAIPQVRQEFVSSVDILPTLLELLKFAPPAGLNGRSLVSLLNGQTQPDRDFVVTHVNTTSSGANQAQRCIRTRGHALLFHAWTTGEPKFKVEAMNGLTFKALEKAAESDARIAARVAQYRVGEPLMFFDEAADPDERTNLIDDPRQKSEIERLASLLIDHMQKTNDPLLRDFEKAMDLWRMQR; translated from the coding sequence ATGAAACGCCTGCTGCCCCTCGTTGCACTGTTCGCGCTCCTCGCCGCCACCGCGGTGGCGCAGGACAAGCCGCTCAACCTGCTGATCATTACCGCCGACGACATGAACGGCGATTCCCCCGGGTGGATGGGCAACCCCCTCAGGACCACCCCCCACCTTGACGCCTTCTCGATTACGGCCAACCAGTTCATCAACCATCACGTCACCGCGCCGATCTGCCAGCCCTCGCGCTCGGCCCTCATGACCGGCCGCGTTCCCCATGCCAGCGGCGCGCTCGGTTTCGATCCGGTGAATGAAGGCGTTCCCAGCCTTGTCAAGATCCTGCAGACGCAGGGCTACTTCACCGGCGTGATCGACAAGCACGCGCACATGCAGCCCGAAAGCGTCTTCCCGTGGGACATGAAGCTGCAGGGGAGCGGAAAGAACCCGCCGCTGCGGAAGCAGCACATGGAGGAGATGCTCGCGGCTGCGAAAGAGTCGGGCAAGCCGTTTTTTATCAATGCGAACATTACCGATCCGCATCGCGCCTTCCCCGGCAGCGCCCAGGAGAACAGTCGCCGTGCCGGTCGTCGTGCGGCCGAAGACAACGAGGTCGACGGCGAAGCCGGCGCCAAACGTTCCCCCCGGGTGCGCCAGGGACAGCGCGCCGGCAAGGCTGCCGGGAGCGCCAGCCCGGAATCGATCAACACCCGGGTGCTGACCGACAAGGAAGTTCGGACTCCCCGCTTCCTTGAGAACCTCCCCGACATTCGCACCGAGACCGCCCAGTACGAAACCGCCGTCGCCCGGCTCGATGCCAGTTTCGGCGTCATCATGGGCGCCCTCAGGGAGTCGGGGCACGAGGACGACACCATCGTCCTGTTCATGTCCGATCACGGGATCTCGATGCCCTTCAGCAAGGCCACCGTCTATCGCAACGGGACGTGGTCGCCCCTGCTCCTGCGCATTCCAGGGACGGCGATCCCCCAGGTCCGGCAGGAGTTTGTCTCCAGCGTCGATATTCTCCCGACGCTCCTGGAACTCCTGAAGTTCGCACCCCCCGCGGGCCTGAATGGACGCTCCCTTGTCAGCCTGCTGAACGGGCAAACGCAACCCGATCGTGACTTTGTCGTCACCCATGTGAACACGACCTCCAGCGGGGCTAACCAGGCCCAGCGCTGCATCCGCACTCGCGGCCACGCGCTCCTGTTCCACGCCTGGACCACGGGCGAACCGAAGTTCAAGGTGGAGGCGATGAACGGCCTGACTTTCAAGGCCCTGGAGAAAGCTGCCGAGAGCGATGCCCGCATCGCCGCCCGCGTCGCCCAGTATCGGGTCGGCGAGCCACTGATGTTCTTTGATGAAGCGGCCGATCCCGACGAGCGGACCAACCTGATCGACGATCCTCGGCAGAAATCTGAGATCGAGCGACTGGCCTCCCTCTTGATCGATCACATGCAGAAGACGAATGATCCATTACTGCGCGACTTCGAGAAGGCAATGGACCTCTGGCGGATGCAGCGATGA
- a CDS encoding WXG100 family type VII secretion target, with amino-acid sequence MSQAIVNPQELRAFAQRLKQFNTVLTDQAAMLATQLEALGSSWRDQENRKFTEDFHEHLRLLAQFVEANNRHIPYLLRKAERIDEYLQQR; translated from the coding sequence ATGTCGCAAGCGATCGTGAATCCCCAGGAGCTGAGGGCTTTTGCCCAGAGGCTCAAGCAGTTCAACACCGTCCTCACCGACCAGGCGGCCATGCTGGCCACCCAGCTCGAGGCGCTCGGCTCCAGCTGGCGCGACCAGGAGAACCGCAAGTTCACGGAAGATTTCCACGAGCACCTGCGGCTTCTGGCCCAGTTCGTCGAAGCGAATAATCGTCACATCCCCTACCTCCTGCGCAAGGCGGAGCGGATCGACGAGTACCTGCAGCAGCGCTGA